A window from Pseudoliparis swirei isolate HS2019 ecotype Mariana Trench chromosome 17, NWPU_hadal_v1, whole genome shotgun sequence encodes these proteins:
- the oit3 gene encoding LOW QUALITY PROTEIN: oncoprotein-induced transcript 3 protein (The sequence of the model RefSeq protein was modified relative to this genomic sequence to represent the inferred CDS: inserted 2 bases in 1 codon; substituted 1 base at 1 genomic stop codon), whose translation MLFWVITSLLLESGAAAGVALDPCSAYISLNDPWRNTDYLVNQSSGGPLCDSHVSGEWYRFTGMAGDAMPTFCISEDHCGTHAPIWLNGSHPHPHEGIVTLPVCASFNDDCCHWNASIDVKACKAGYFVYRLPRPSVCFHVYCGHFYDICDEVDCSAPECPESDCRCAPGTVLGPDRQTCLDLNECGKGNGGCAEVCVNTKGSWRCECGSGRVLDDDGHICIAGCHVNNGDCSHGCSSMLDSYQCHCPRGLELGEDKRTCQVAVQCDSSSIVXSVPKDLEGGLELSLSNSSCRGVSNGTHINLSFSLKTCGTVVEVTDDKIVGTNLVTGLPRSSPGSSGDLIVRTSKLVLPVTCEFPREYQVSDRYQASQHSSALELAGHSEGVFPFSLELFRSAEFSEPYRTPPQLRLHDSLFFGVEPKEREEGLSALVESCFATPGPRADQALKYYLIKDGCISDETVTQHSXKDQLSKHYQVSVFKFIGKDNRQVFLHCHVLVCGAGDSHCAKRCRGRVRRTVRTGEPQEQHTLTGGPIFILPD comes from the exons CCCTGGACCCATGCTCTGCCTACATCAGCCTGAATGACCCTTGGAGGAACACAGACTACCTCGTCAACCAGTCATCCGGCGGGCCCCTTTGTGACAGCCACGTGTCGGGAGAATGGTACCGCTTCACGGGCATGGCCGGGGATGCCATGCCCACCTTCTGCATCTCTGAGGACCACTGTGGCACGCATGCTCCTATCTGGCTCAACGGCAGCCACCCTCATCCCCACGAAGGCATCGTCACCCTGCCGGTTTGTGCCAGCTTCAACGACGACTGCTGCCACTGGAACGCCAGTATAGATGTGAAGGCCTGTAAAGCAGGATATTTTGTCTATCGCCTGCCCAGACCCTCAGTCTGCTTCCATGTGTACTGTGGCC ATTTCTATGACATCTGTGATGAGGTGGACTGCTCAGCTCCCGAATGTCCCGAGTCTGACTGCCGCTGTGCACCTGGAACTGTGCTGGGACCGGACCGACAGACATGCCTGG ATCTCAACGAATGTGGAAAGGGAAACGGTGGCtgtgcagaggtgtgtgtgaacACCAAAGGCTCCTGGCGCTGCGAGTGTGGGTCGGGTCGCGTGCTTGACGACGATGGACACATCTGT ATAGCAGGCTGTCATGTCAACAATGGAGACTGCAGCCATGGCTGCTCCTCGATGCTGGATTCTTATCAGTGCCACTGTCCCAGAGGGCTGGAGCTGGGAGAGGATAAACGCACATGTCagg TGGCAGTCCAGTGTGATTCCAGCTCTATTGT GTCCGTTCCTAAAGACCTTGAAGGAGGACTGGAGCTCTCCCTTTCCAACTCGTCTTGTCGAGGTGTCTCCAATGGCACACACATCAACCTCAGCTTCAGCCTCAAGACCTGCGGCACAGTGGTGGAG GTGACAGATGACAAGATCGTGGGAACCAACCTGGTGACAGGCCTCCCTCGGAGCAGCCCGGGCAGCAGCGGGGACTTGATAGTTCGCACCAGCAAGTTAGTGCTCCCGGTCACCTGCGAGTTCCCCAGGGAATACCAGGTGTCAGACAGATACCAGGCCAGTCAGCACAGCTCAGCCCTTGAGCTGGCAGGCCACAGTGAGGGAGTCTTCCCCTTCTCCCTGGAGCTCTTCAGGAGCGCAGAGTTCTCAGAGCCCTACCGCACCCCACCCCAGCTGCGCCTGCACGACTCCCTGTTCTTTGGGGTGGAGccgaaggagagggaggagggtctCTCTGCACTGGTAGAGAGCTGCTTCGCCACACCGGGGCCCAGAGCTGACCAGGCCCTCAAGTATTATCTCATCAAAGACGG CTGTATCTCTGATGAAACAGTGACACAGCACTCATGAAAGGACCAGCTCTCCAAGCACTACCAGGTCTCCGTCTTCAAGTTCATTGGCAAGGACAACCGA CAAGTGTTCCTCCACTGCCATGTGTTGGTGTGCGGGGCAGGAGACTCCCACTGCGCTAAGCGCTGTCGAGGACGTGTCCGCCGAACGGTTCGGACCGGAGAACCTCAGGAGCAGCACACACTGACTGGAGGCCCCATCTTCATCTTGCCTGACTAA